The following coding sequences are from one Treponema bryantii window:
- a CDS encoding enhanced serine sensitivity protein SseB: protein MEHKNIDVNKPVENPKLVELLDQRNHISPQNEDWDSLMNNILQYIAEEGVFLAVTQFDKSNVLNHGDGTSTIQKDTVIQFESLSTNDGETYFPIYTDWKNLRENPNHSTGEIETMILTFEDVYTFSKRNTGAVLNPFSHNLLLNNSLLENMKKVLDERNNSHRAQIEIKSDTRVMLGEPKDYPITLVEAIKNYAKTNKNIKTIYLKLMVMEGKQSFLLIVDFKGDRNTIFDQLFKVAQPYIPKEMFLYVVPYSEEFGKNAADNKPFYKLEKTGFLGFLRK, encoded by the coding sequence ATGGAACACAAAAATATTGATGTAAACAAACCTGTAGAAAATCCAAAACTGGTTGAACTCTTAGACCAAAGAAATCATATATCTCCACAGAACGAAGATTGGGATTCTCTTATGAATAATATTCTTCAGTATATAGCTGAAGAAGGAGTGTTTCTTGCAGTAACACAGTTTGATAAAAGTAATGTTCTTAACCATGGAGACGGAACTTCAACAATACAAAAAGATACAGTCATTCAGTTTGAATCTCTTTCGACCAATGATGGAGAAACTTATTTCCCGATTTATACTGATTGGAAAAACCTTAGAGAAAATCCTAATCACAGTACTGGTGAAATAGAAACAATGATTTTGACATTTGAGGATGTTTATACATTTTCAAAGAGAAATACTGGAGCAGTATTAAACCCTTTCAGCCATAACCTACTTTTGAATAACTCTCTTTTAGAAAATATGAAAAAAGTTCTTGACGAAAGAAATAACAGCCACAGAGCTCAAATTGAAATTAAAAGTGACACGAGAGTAATGCTTGGTGAGCCAAAAGATTATCCGATAACATTAGTTGAAGCAATTAAGAATTATGCAAAAACAAACAAGAATATCAAAACAATTTATCTTAAGCTGATGGTTATGGAAGGAAAACAAAGTTTCCTTTTAATTGTTGATTTTAAGGGTGATAGAAATACAATTTTTGATCAACTTTTTAAGGTTGCTCAGCCATATATTCCTAAAGAAATGTTCCTTTATGTAGTTCCATATTCAGAGGAGTTTGGTAAAAATGCGGCAGATAATAAACCTTTCTATAAATTAGAAAAAACTGGATTCTTGGGATTTTTAAGGAAATAA
- a CDS encoding DUF2716 domain-containing protein yields MKIIGDKDLQGLWDIIENKYCFGPCCTQKRYNWITLPIPNKKYSVKEIWSKNNEKLINSFFEELTEDKLFALDWQHDGFTFSPKEYDTINFEYFDEIRGCNVYFPTYYPNGDYYFFFDKNFEIGLFGHPWLKEVFVLGEKLIQKFDSNKNNLRIVEIKE; encoded by the coding sequence ATGAAAATTATTGGAGATAAAGATTTACAGGGATTATGGGACATAATTGAGAATAAATATTGTTTCGGCCCTTGTTGTACTCAAAAAAGGTATAATTGGATAACGCTTCCAATTCCGAATAAAAAGTATTCAGTAAAAGAAATCTGGTCAAAGAATAATGAAAAACTTATAAATTCTTTTTTCGAAGAACTCACAGAAGATAAGTTATTTGCATTAGACTGGCAACATGATGGATTTACTTTTTCACCAAAAGAATATGATACAATAAATTTTGAATACTTTGATGAAATAAGGGGATGTAATGTATATTTTCCAACATATTATCCTAATGGAGATTATTATTTCTTCTTCGATAAAAATTTTGAAATTGGATTATTCGGGCATCCTTGGTTGAAAGAAGTATTTGTTCTTGGCGAAAAATTAATTCAGAAGTTTGATTCAAACAAAAATAATTTGAGAATAGTAGAAATAAAAGAATAA
- a CDS encoding SMI1/KNR4 family protein, protein MFGNNKEIVKFVNKWAVEPKNDPEIEQKIASLEKAYGVTFPSKYLSLIKEANPIYCPNLLDYISDNDIAIYDVQDFIDPLKIREETDEYINGGMPNGYIGFALDCMGNMFCFKYDELKEKKDAKIYIFDHDLCEINEVANSFSKWIKKFNSI, encoded by the coding sequence ATGTTTGGGAACAATAAAGAAATTGTAAAATTTGTAAATAAATGGGCTGTAGAGCCAAAAAACGATCCTGAAATAGAACAAAAAATTGCTAGTCTTGAAAAGGCCTATGGAGTTACATTTCCAAGTAAATATTTGTCATTAATAAAAGAAGCAAATCCAATATATTGTCCTAATTTATTGGATTACATATCTGATAATGATATAGCTATTTATGATGTCCAAGATTTTATTGATCCGTTAAAAATAAGAGAAGAAACAGATGAATATATAAATGGTGGAATGCCAAATGGTTATATTGGATTCGCATTAGATTGCATGGGAAATATGTTTTGCTTCAAATACGATGAATTAAAAGAAAAAAAGGATGCAAAGATTTACATATTCGATCATGATCTTTGTGAAATAAACGAGGTGGCAAATTCATTTAGTAAGTGGATAAAGAAATTCAATTCAATCTAA